GCGCATCCTCAATTGCCGTGCCGGTACGCTGGCGCATTTGCCCAATTATGGACTGCCAGATATGACGAAAATTCTGCAGGGAATGCCTGGCACCGCACACCAGTTGATCACCACGCTTTCTGATGTGCTGCTCCAGTACGAGCCACGCCTTAACAGCATCAGGGTCGACATGCTGCGGCAGGTTATTCCCGGCGAGCTGCGTTACGCTATCGATGTCGAGCTGAAAGGCATCGGCCTGGTGCGCTACGGCACTGAATTTATGCCGGAAGGCAAAGTCCTGATCCGCTACCTGAAACAGCAGCAGGTTATTCATCAAAATGCGTTATAGGGTGTCCTGACTTTGTCCACACCGTGCAAAAAACACAGTTCAACGTCTGATAATAATCTGCATGAAACCTTAATGGCTTATTTACCATTACGTAATTTTTCAGCCGGTAATAGAAACGCTGACTCCCTGCAATTAATGATTTATTAACCGCCTCTTAAGTCAGCCGGAATATATCCCAGGCTGGGATGTCGTGCGGCCAGATTACTTAACTCCTTTATCTGCTGCTAATTAATTCAGCATACAGAGCAGCTAAGCTGTCGCCTTGCGGCACAGGAAGGCGCTGAACCATCAGAGCGTGCCGCGGAATAAATAATTCACCGCTTTCCCGTCATCCTGTTAAATGGATATTCAGTTATGAATGACTTTACTGCCCGTCAAATAAAAACCGGCGGCGATCCGCGCATGCTGCCGGATTATGCAGCCCTGCGCGATCAAATGCTCAAACTGATACATCCGGCGTGTCCGGATGTGAACTGGCGTGAAGCTGAAAAACACTGTCTTGCGCTATTTGAGCAAAACGGCGTGGAATTACAGACGGCAGCCTGGTACACGCTGGTTCGGACGCAGCTGGCGGGACTGTCTGGTCTGAATGAAGGCGTCTCCCTGCTGGAGGCACTGATAAGTTCTCAATGGAAAACGCTATGGCCGCAGCCAGTACATGCCCGGGTGGATATTCTCCACGGGCTGAGTCAGCGTTTGCATTCGTTCATGCGCCTGTTGCCGCTTAGCCATAGCGATCTTAGCCAGCTTTATCTTGTTGAACAGCGGCTTGTGCATATCAGCAAGCATCCTGATCTCAGGCAGATTAGCCAGTTTGAGTCATTGCGTACTCTGATGAACAGCCGTGCTAAGCGGCTGGAAAACGCTGATAACACCTCTGGTCCGGGTATAGCCATTCAATCCAGTGAGGTCTTGGCCGCCACGGAGAACTGGGCCTTACCTGATGACGCTCAAGCTGCCACGACGATTAAATGGGTGTATGTGACGCAGCCGGAACACCCGCCAAATGCGGAGGTCACGTCGGTCATACCGGAGCCGGTGAAACGCTGGAAAAGCTTTGTCGCCGGGATGGGCGTTATGCTGGTGGTCGGCACACTGTCGGTGTGGAGCTGGCAGCTGTCAAGCCGCAGCGATCCGCTGCGCGCCCAGCTTGCCGCATCGCTTGCGCCTTTGCCGGTAACGCTTAATGCCGCGCAACGGGACGGGATACGTCAACAATCTACTCCACCGCAGCCCTTTATTGCCCAGACGCGGCAACAGCTTATGCGTCTGCATCAGTTACCTCCGCACTGGACGATTAATCACAGTCGTCAATTACTCGAACAGGCGCAGGTTTTGTGGCCGCAGCAGGCCGATGCACTGGCTGTGGAGTGGCAACAGCAGCGTAATGCCATGGCGTTGCCCATTGAAAGTTTGGAAGGATGGCATCAGGGAATGACGACGCTACAGACGCTGAGCGATCGCCTGAGTCAGCTGGATGAGCGTAAGGGCAAATACATCACGGTCAGCGAACTGAAGTCGGTGGTATTTTCCGCCATCCAGTCATTTAACCATTCGATACCGGCGGAAGAGCAACTGCGTGTTTTATCGCACTATCCGACGGAGCAGCCTTTACCTGCTGCGGCCAGAGCGCAGCTGGAGATGCACCTGAAGCAGCTGATCGCCGGTTATGCTTTGCTGACGGATGCTGAATAACAGGAGTGACTGTCAGGGTAGGTTAGGTCAACTGTAAGCAGGGAGAAGCGGAGAGATAAGAGGGCGGCTTACTCAATGTGAGTCTGCGGGATTGGCTGGCGAGCGTAAATCCACAGCCGCGAGTGCTTGTTTAACGTGGGTACCGCCGTTGTACCGGCATCAGGCTTAACTACATTGTTGGTGGTTAGCCGTGCCGCTCTAAATAAAGCGAGAACCTGTAAAAAGAAAATCCACGCCATGGCGTGGATTTTATCGGAATTATGACTCTTCATGAGCGTGAATCCGCGCTCATGAATAAGCAGAGTTTAGACGTTGAACAGGAAGTTCATTACGTCACCATCTTTAACGATGTAATCTTTGCCTTCTGAACGCATCTTGCCCGCTTCTTTCGCGCCTTGTTCACCTTTATAAGCCACGAAATCTTCAAAGGCGATGGTCTGTGCGCGGATAAAGCCTTTTTCAAAATCGGTATGAATTTTACCGGCGGCCTGCGGCGCGGTGGCGCCCACCGGAATGGTCCAGGCGCGCACTTCTTTTACGCCCGCGGTGAAGTAGGTTTGCAGACGCAGCAGCTCATAACCGGCACGGATCACGCGGTTCAGGCCCGGCTCTTCCAGACCCAGTTCCGCCATAAATTCAGCGCGGTCTTCATCTTCCAGCTCGGCGATATCCGATTCCACTGCGGCACACACCGCAACCACCACTGAACCCTCTTTTTCCGCGATTGCACGCACCTGGTCGAGGTAAGGGTTATTTTCAAAGCCATCTTCATTGACGTTGGCGATGTACATGGTTGGCTTCAGGGTCAGGAAGCTCAGATAGCGGATAGCCGCTTTATCTTCTTCAGTAAGATCCAGCGAGCGCAGCATACCAGCGTTAGACAGGTGCGGCAGGCATTTCTCCAGTGCCGCCTGTTCTGCTTTCGCGTCTTTGTCGCCGCCTTTGGCTTTCTTCTGCACGCGATGCAGAGCGCGTTCACAGGTATCGAGATCGGACAGCGCCAGCTCGGTGTTGATAACGTCAATATCGTCGGCCGGATCGACCTTGTTGTTAACGTGAATGATGTTGTCATTCTCGAAGCAACGCACCACGTGACCAATCGCCTCGGTCTCACGGATGTTGGTCAGAAACTGGTTGCCCAGGCCTTCACCTTTTGACGCGCCTTTTACCAGGCCAGCGATATCAACGAATTCCATGGTGGTGGGGATGATGCGCTGCGGCTTGACGATTTCAGCCAGCTGATCCAGACGCGGATCGGGCATCGGCACCACGCCGGTGTTGGGTTCAATGGTACAGAACGGGAAGTTGGCTGCTTCGATGCCGGCTTTGGTCAGCGCATTGAACAGGGTGGATTTACCGACGTTCGGCAGGCCCACGATACCGCATTTGAATCCCATATTTATATCACCTTAATATCTTGATAATTAAGGTATTTATCAATACCTTAATCGGAATAATAGAAATTTCCCGGCATTATACACGTAATAGCGTCCGGAAGGGGGCGAATCACCGGTTTATGGTGCTCAGGCGCCCGCTTTAAAGGCGTGCAGGCGGTTCATCGCTTTTAAACGATCTTCCTTCAGCCACAGTTCGGTGCAGCGTACCGCTTCATCCACCGCATCATCAATCAGCTTCTGCTCGCTGGCGGGCGGTTTGCCGAGCACAAAGCCGGTGACCTTGTTGCGATCGCCCGGATGGCCGATGCCTACCCGCAGACGATGAAAATTATTATTGTTGCCGAGACGGCTAATAATGTCCTTCAGGCCGTTATGGCCGCCGTGGCCGCCGCCCTGTTTGAATTTGGCAACGCCGGGCGGTAAATCCAGCTCATCGTGCGCCACCAGAATCTCTTCCGGTGTGATGCGATAAAACGTTGCCATCGCGGCCACCGCTTTACCGCTGAGGTTCATAAAGGTAGTCGGCACCAACAGGCGCACATCTTCACCGGCCAGCGCAAGGCGGGCGGTATAGCCAAAAAATTTCCCTTCTTCTTTCAGCGACTGATTATGTCGCTGGGCCAGCAGGTCGACAAACCAGGCGCCTGCGTTGTGGCGCGTCGCGGCATATTCCGCGCCGGGGTTGGCCAGGCCAACTATCAGTTTAATTGTGCTCACGGACCGGTTCCTGTCACCGTAGAAAGGGCGCTAGTTTACCTGGTGCTGTGCCATAACTCAAAAAAGTGCGCAGCGTAGTAGTTTCATGGCGTGATAATTCATTTTTGAAGCACTATCAGCAGCTTAAACGTAAAATTTTGTCAGAGCGATTGACGAACTGTGATCCTTCCCACAGCCAGCGTTTAATCCATTAACTAAACTTATGACAGTTTAGCAATATGTGCTGAGCAGGCGTATTAACAGGAGGTGCAGCATGAAACGTAAAAGTGCGCACAGGTTAGGAAACGTACTGATGGGATTGGGTCTGCTAACCATGGTCGGCGGGGTACTCTATTCCGTGCTTAACCAGCTGCCAGAAATTAATTTGCCGGCGTTTATGGCGCAGGCGGCGATTTTCGGCATTTTTATCGGCGCGTTGTTGTGGCTGGTAGGCGCCAGCGTAGGCGGGCGTGAAAAGGTTAGTGACCACTATTACTGGTTACGTAACTGTGATGACCGCTGCCGTCGTCGTTCTGCCAGTCGTCATCCTCATAACTGATTAGCCAGTTCGCTCTTTTCTGCCAGCGGTGTGAAAACCTCTACCCGGTTACGCCCGCTGGTTTTTGCGCGATAGAGCGCTTCGTCTGCCGCCACCAACAAACTCTCGATATCCTGAATGCGGGTTGGCGCCACCGCGGTCATGCCGATGCTGGTGGTATAGATCACCTGTTCGGGCGCTGAATCGTGCACTGCCCGGCGCACCTGCTCACACCAGTTTTTCCCCTCCTGTTCATTCAGGCTGAGTACGGCGGCAAACTCCTCGCCGCCCAGCCGGGCAAACTGCGCCTGCGGCGGAAGTGCCTGGCTGACCACGCGACAAAAATCGAGCAGCACGCGATCGCCCTGATGATGGCCAAAACGATCATTGATGCTTTTAAAATGGTCGAGATCGAACAGTACCACCGTTAGTGGCTGACGATGTCGTCGACACCAGTCGGCCAGCTTGTTGCCTTCGGCAAACAGCGCACGACGATTAGCAATACCGGTGAGCGGATCGAGCAGGGAAGCCTGTTGGTAGCTCAGACGCGTGCGTTCATTGACCATCGCCAGAATGGTAAAGGTCAGCCCCATGACAAACAGCATCGATTCCAGCATGATCCAGACGGTGAACTGGGTGCCGCCGATAGCGCCGTGCAGCATATTGGGCCGACCGGCATCAAGAAACAGCCGGGCAACGTGGAAACCAAGGTGAATGACCAGCAGCAGCTGCGCCGGCCAGTAGGTGGCTGGCAATAGCGTGCGTGCGCCGTAAAGCAGGCGGATTAACACGGCGGTAAAGATGATGCACAGCAGGCAGGTAACGATAACGCGCTTGGGTAGCGAGAAGTAGAACTGGGGAAACAGGCAGAGTATTGCCCAGAGTAGCGCACCCGTCAGCCAGTTGATACCCAGCGGCAGGCCGCGAAAGGTGCGAAAGGCGTTGACCAGCATGCCGTAACCAAAATAGAGAATGACGTTGCCTACCGCAATCGGCAAAAAATGATGGCCGGTACTGCGCAGGCTGCTGAGCATCATCGCCAGCAGGGTGGCGATCAGCGCCACGGTAGTAAAGCCCAACACGCGATCGTACTGCGAACCCGCCCAAGCAAACAGCATAATGATGCTCATAAAGCCCAGCACAAAGAGTTCGCAAATAAAAAGCGTGTAGACGTCGAGAGACATAGAGGCGTTCCTGAAAAACGATCGCAGAAAAATAGCACTAAATAAAGGTGGGTTGAAGCGCAAAACCGGCGCGCGCAGTAACTCAGACGTTGGTATAAATAGTCGGCGATTACGCGCTGTGGAACGGAATAATTAGTAAAAATTTGCAGCGTTTTATCGGGCAGGGCAAAAATCAATACGCCGTTGCCCGCCTCAACAGTTCGCCGTTAAACGCCAAAAAAAAACCGGGCCTGAGCCCGGTTCATTCGCCTGCAGTGCGCATTAATGCTCAAACATGGCGGAGATCGATTCTTCGTTGCTGATACGACGAATGGCTTCAGCCAGCATGCCGGAGAGGGTCAGTGTGCGTACGTTAGGCAGCGCTTTAATCTCTTCCGGAAGCGGAATGGTGTCGCAGACAATCACTTCGTCAATCACCGAATGACGCAGGTTTTCCACGGCGTTGCCGGAGAAAATCGGGTGAGTGGCGTAGGCGAACACGCGCTTGGCGCCGCGCTCTTTCAGCGCTTCCGCTGCTTTACACAGCGTGCCACCGGTGTCGATCATGTCATCAACCAGAATACAGTCGCGACCGGCAACGTCACCGATGATATGCATCACCTGAGATACGTTGGCACGTGGACGACGCTTATCGATGATCGCCATGTCGGTATCGTTGAGCAGCTTGGCGATGGCGCGGGCGCGGACGACGCCACCAATATCCGGAGAAACCACAATCGGATTGACCAGGCCTTTGGTCAGCATATCTTCCAGCAGAATAGGGCTGCCAAAAACGTTATCGACCGGAACATCAAAGAAGCCCTGAATCTGTTCAGCGTGAAGATCCACGGTCAGCACACGGTCAACGCCTACGCTGGAGAGGAAATCGGCGACCACTTTCGCGGTGATTGGCACACGGGCGGAACGCACACGGCGATCCTGACGCGCATAGCCAAAGTAAGGGATCACCGCGGTGATACGACCCGCAGAAGCACGACGCAGCGCGTCGACCATCACAACCAGCTCCATCAGGTTGTCATTGGTCGGGGCACAGGTGGACTGGATGATGAAAATATCACCACCGCGTACATTCTCATTAATCTGTACGCTCACTTCACCATCACTGAAACGACCGACGGCGGCGTCGCCCAGGCTGGTGTAAAGGCGGTTGGCAATACGTTGTGCTAGTTCCGGCGTTGCGTTACCAGCAAAAAGCTTCATATCAGGCACGAGAAAAACCTCAGGCTTTGCGTCGAGAGAATGACCAGCGCAGCAGCACCCGGCGCTCTGCTGCTGCAATGGCCATGCGATAGTTAAGCGTAACGCGCACTGTCTGGATCAGGGTGACAGTGTCACGTTACGCGAATGACCCGTTTAGTATCTGGTGCAGCGGTGAGACGTTAACGCCCCGTGCGACGAACCCTTTTACCTCTTTCGGTGCCATTGCAAGCACCTCACGGGCAGCAGACTCGGTGTCAAATTCAGCAAACACGCAAGCACCTGTGCCAGTCAGGCGCGACGGCGCGTATTCTAGCAGCCAGGAAACAAGCTCATCAACCTCGCGAAAACGTTTTCTTACTACGGCTTCACAATCATTATGAAACGGCAGCTGCATCAGCGCTGACATTTCACGCACCGGCGTATCGCGCGTCAGTGCCTCATCGTTGAACACCGCAGGCGTGGCGATGCTGACACCGGGATGGGCAACAAGATACCATTTTTCCGCGGGCGACGCAGGCTGTAACGCCTCGCCAATCCCTTCGGCAAAAGCGGCATGGCCTTTCACGAACACCGGCACATCGGCGCCAAGCTGCAGGCCCATCTGCGCCAGCCGATCCGATGATAAGTCAAGTCGCCACAGATGATTCAGCGCCACCAGCACCGTCGCCGCATTTGATGAGCCACCGCCAAGGCCGCCGCCCATCGGCAAGACCTTATCAATGGCGATCGTGGCGCCGGCATGCAGCGGCAGGCGGTTCTCCTGCGCCGCTTCATGCATCAGCAGGCGCGCCGCCCGCACAATCAGGTTCTGCTCATCGGGTACGCCGGCAACCGGCGTCAGCAGGCGAATCTCGCCGCTGCTGTCGGGAGTAATGGTCAGCCTGTCGCCATAATCAAGAAACTGAAACAGCGTTTGCAGGTTGTGGTAGCCGTCAGAGCGACGGCCGGTAATGTAAAGGAACAGGTTAAGCTTCGCCGGAGCGGGCCAGGAGAGGATCATTGCAGGGTCCAGCCATCCATACGCAGTTTGATGCGCTGATCGCCTTCACGCAGTTCGAGGTTAGCAGGCAGCGGCGGCGACACTTTGCTGTCGTAATCCTGGATAGTAACCGTCCATTTTTGACCATTCTGGCTATAGTTGGCCTGGCGTAGCTGATAATTATCGTTCAGCGTATAGTCGGTCGCTTCGCCTGGCAGACCCATCATCCACTGACGCAAATTCTCCAGTGGAATGTCCATACCGGTGAGCTGTGAGATCATTTTCTGCGCGTCGTTGCTGACGTAACGTTTGCCTTTGTTATCCACCAGCTGCACGGTTGAACCCTGTGCATCCAGCTGCAATTCAGTGCTGCCCAGCGGATTGGTCAGCAGCAGGCGATAGCGATCGGGGGCAGTTTGCTGCCAGTTGAAGCGGGCGTAAACTTTTTGTTTATCAGAAAGATAAGCAAAGGCACCGCGGGTTTGATAGTGGCTGACTTTAGCCACGGCCTGCTGATGCTGCTGCCACTGCGGCGAGGTCACGCTTTTGCCCGGGCCTTGTGCGGGTTGGTGTACGGAACAGGCGGCCAGTAACAAACTGGCCAGCGGCAGTAACCGCAACAGGCGGCCTTGTGGCAAATGCTTCATGGGGTCATCTCCTCGACTCGTTTTGAATTCGTAACCGTTAACGCTAACCAGCACCGCGGATATCGTCAATGCGATTTCTGGTTAATCAGCTATATCTTATTACAGTCATAGGCTTTGTATGGCTTTAATTGCGCGCCTGCATCTTGTAGAATGCGCATCACAAAACCCTGGTAACATTGGGACATTCTGACTTTCTGCTATGACGCTGCTTGCTCTGGGAATCAACCACAAAACCGCACCTGTTGCTCTGCGAGAACGTGTAACCTTCACACCTGACACGCTGGATGAGGCGCTTAACAGCCTTCTGGCGCAGCCTATGGTGCAAGGTGGTGTTGTGCTGTCTACCTGTAACCGCACTGAGCTTTATCTCAGCGTGGAGCAGCAGGAGAACCTGCAAGAACAGCTGGTGCGCTGGCTGTGCGACTATCACCAGCTTGGCGAAGAAGAAGTGCGCAACAGCCTCTACTGGCACCACGGCAACGACGCGGTGAGCCATCTGATGCGCGTGGCCAGCGGCCTCGATTCGCTGGTGTTAGGTGAACCGCAAATTCTCGGCCAGGTCAAAAAAGCATTCTCAGATTCCCAGCGCGGCCACTCGCTTTCCAGCGAGCTGGAGCGCATGTTCCAGAAAAGTTTCTCGGTAGCCAAACGCGTGCGCACCGAAACTGACATTGGTGCCAGCGCGGTCTCGGTGGCATTTGCCGCCTGTACGCTGGCGCGTCAAATCTTTGAATCGCTCTCCACGGTCAACGTGCTGCTGGTGGGCGCCGGAGAAACCATCGAGCTGGTGGCGCGCCATCTGCGCGAGCACAACGTCAAAAAACTGATGATCGCCAACCGTACCCGTGAACGGGCGCAGGTGCTGGCGGACGAAGTTAACGCCGAAGTGATTGCGCTGGCAGACATCGATGCGCGCCTGGCGGAAGCGGACATTATTATCTCCTCCACCGCCAGCCCGCTGCCGATTATCGGCAAAGGCATGGTTGAACGGGCGCTGAAAGCGCGCCGTAATCAGCCCATGCTGCTGGTGGATATCGCCGTGCCGCGCGATGTGGAGCCAGAAGTAGGCAAGCTGCCGAACGCCTATCTTTACAGCGTTGACGATCTGCAAAACATTATTGAAAAAAACATGGCGCAGCGCAAAGCGGCCGCCGTGCAGGCAGAGACCATCGTAGTGCAGGAAAGCAGTGAGTTTATGTCCTGGCTGCGAGCGCAAAGCGCTGTCTCTACTATCCGTGAATACCGCAGCCAGGCTGAGCAGGTGCGCAGCGAACTGGAAGAGCGGGCGCTGGCTGCGCTGCAGCAGGGCGCCGATCCACAACAGGTGATGCGCGACCTCGCACATAAACTGACCAATCGTTTAATCCACGCCCCGACTAAATCCCTTCAGCAGGCCGCGCGCGACGGCGACGGCGAACGCCTGCAGATCCTTCGTGACAGCCTCGGGCTGGAGTAGTTAACCCCCCTTTACAGGATGACATCCATCGAATGAAGACTTCTATTGTTGCAAAACTGGAAGCCTTGCAGGAGCGCCACGAAGAAGTGGAAGCGATGCTGGGCGATGCGGGCGTCATCGCCGATCAGGATCGCTTTCGCGCACTGTCGCGCGAATATGCCCAGCTGGGCGACGTTACGCACTGTTTCCGTCAGTGGCAGCAGGTTCAGGAAGATTTAGACACCGCCGAGCAGATGCTCGACGATCCTGAGATGCGCGATATGGCGCAGGAAGAGCTGAAAGAGGCGCGCAGCAAAAGCGAAGCGCTGGAACAGCAGTTACAGATGCTGCTGCTGCCGCGCGACCCTGACGACGAGCGCCACTGCTTTATTGAAGTGCGTGCCGGGACCGGCGGCGACGAAGCCGCTATTTTTGCCGGTGACCTGTTTCGCATGTACAGCCGTTATGCAGAGAGCCGCCGCTGGCGCGTGGAGATCATCAGCGCCAACGAAGGCGAGCATGGCGGTTATAAAGAGGTGATTGCCCGCGTCGCTGGTGATGGCGCTTACGGCCGTCTGAAATTTGAATCGGGTGGTCATCGCGTGCAGCGCGTGCCGGAAACCGAATCACAGGGCCGCATTCATACCTCAGCCTGTACGGTAGCGGTGATGGCAGAAGTGCCGGAAGCGGAGCTGCCGGAGATTAACGCCGGCGATCTGAAAATCGACACCTTCCGTTCCTCAGGCGCGGGTGGCCAGCACGTTAACACCACCGATTCTGCTATCCGTATTACCCACCTGCCAACCGGCATCGTGGTGGAATGTCAGGATGAGCGCTCGCAGCATAAGAACAAGGCCAAGGCACTGGCGGTATTGGGCGCACGTATTCGTGCCGCAGAAATCGCCAAACGCCAGGCGGAAGAAGCCTCTGAGCGCCGTAATTTATTAGGCAGCGGCGATCGCTCCGATCGCAATCGCACCTATAACTTCCCGCAGGGCCGCGTGACCGATCACCGTATCAACCTGACGCTCTATCGCCTTGATGAGGTGATGGAAGGCAAGCTGGACGCGCTGATTGAACCGATCGTGCAGGAATATCAGGCGGATCAGCTGGCAGCGCTGGCCGATCACGACTGATGATCATTCGTGACTGGCTCAGGCAGGCGATCGCCACGCTGTGCGGCGGCGACAGCCCTAAACGCGATGCGGAAGTGTTGCTGAGCTTTGTTACCGGCAAATCGCGCAGCTGGCTTATCGCTTTTGATGACACTGAACTTAGCCCGGCCGCGCGTGCCCAGCTTGATGCGCTACTGGCGCGTCGGGCGCAGGGTGAACCGGTGGCGCATCTGGTGGGTGAACGTGAATTCTGGTCGCTGCCGCTGGAGGTGTCACCGACCACGCTGATTCCGCGTCCGGATACCGAACTGCTGGTGGAAGAGGCGCTGACGCGTTTGCCCTCCGCGCCAGCCAGCCTGCTCGATCTCGGCACCGGCACCGGTGCCATTGCGCTGGCCGTCGCCAGTGAGCGTGCCGATGTGCAGGTCACCGGTGTCGATCGCATCGCTGATGCCGTAGCGCTGGCGCAACGCAATGCCGCCAGGCTGGCGCTTACTCAGGTCACATTTTTCCACAGTGACTGGTTCTCTTCCCTTGAAAATCAGCGATTTAATGTTATTGTCAGCAATCCCCCGTACATCGACGCTTTAGATCATCATCTACAGCAGGGCGACGTGCGCTTCGAGCCGCTAAGCGCGCTGGTTGCCGCAGAGCAGGGCCTTGCCGATCTGCAGCACATTGTTGCCCACGCCGCCGCGCACCTGTTACCTCAGGGCTGGCTGCTGCTGGAACATGGCTGGCAACAGGCGGAGGCGGTACGCGCGCTACTGGCGCAGGTGGGATTCGATCATATCAGCACGCGTCAGGATTACGCGGGCAATGATCGGGTAACTTCAGGACAATTAGCATAATTACAGGACGCATTATGGCTACTTTCTATCCGTTGCTGACACAGCTGCATCTGCTGACCGTGTTCATCACCATCACACTATTTATTCTGC
The sequence above is drawn from the Duffyella gerundensis genome and encodes:
- a CDS encoding GGDEF domain-containing protein; translation: MSLDVYTLFICELFVLGFMSIIMLFAWAGSQYDRVLGFTTVALIATLLAMMLSSLRSTGHHFLPIAVGNVILYFGYGMLVNAFRTFRGLPLGINWLTGALLWAILCLFPQFYFSLPKRVIVTCLLCIIFTAVLIRLLYGARTLLPATYWPAQLLLVIHLGFHVARLFLDAGRPNMLHGAIGGTQFTVWIMLESMLFVMGLTFTILAMVNERTRLSYQQASLLDPLTGIANRRALFAEGNKLADWCRRHRQPLTVVLFDLDHFKSINDRFGHHQGDRVLLDFCRVVSQALPPQAQFARLGGEEFAAVLSLNEQEGKNWCEQVRRAVHDSAPEQVIYTTSIGMTAVAPTRIQDIESLLVAADEALYRAKTSGRNRVEVFTPLAEKSELANQL
- the pth gene encoding aminoacyl-tRNA hydrolase — its product is MSTIKLIVGLANPGAEYAATRHNAGAWFVDLLAQRHNQSLKEEGKFFGYTARLALAGEDVRLLVPTTFMNLSGKAVAAMATFYRITPEEILVAHDELDLPPGVAKFKQGGGHGGHNGLKDIISRLGNNNNFHRLRVGIGHPGDRNKVTGFVLGKPPASEQKLIDDAVDEAVRCTELWLKEDRLKAMNRLHAFKAGA
- the ispE gene encoding 4-(cytidine 5'-diphospho)-2-C-methyl-D-erythritol kinase yields the protein MILSWPAPAKLNLFLYITGRRSDGYHNLQTLFQFLDYGDRLTITPDSSGEIRLLTPVAGVPDEQNLIVRAARLLMHEAAQENRLPLHAGATIAIDKVLPMGGGLGGGSSNAATVLVALNHLWRLDLSSDRLAQMGLQLGADVPVFVKGHAAFAEGIGEALQPASPAEKWYLVAHPGVSIATPAVFNDEALTRDTPVREMSALMQLPFHNDCEAVVRKRFREVDELVSWLLEYAPSRLTGTGACVFAEFDTESAAREVLAMAPKEVKGFVARGVNVSPLHQILNGSFA
- the ychF gene encoding redox-regulated ATPase YchF, coding for MGFKCGIVGLPNVGKSTLFNALTKAGIEAANFPFCTIEPNTGVVPMPDPRLDQLAEIVKPQRIIPTTMEFVDIAGLVKGASKGEGLGNQFLTNIRETEAIGHVVRCFENDNIIHVNNKVDPADDIDVINTELALSDLDTCERALHRVQKKAKGGDKDAKAEQAALEKCLPHLSNAGMLRSLDLTEEDKAAIRYLSFLTLKPTMYIANVNEDGFENNPYLDQVRAIAEKEGSVVVAVCAAVESDIAELEDEDRAEFMAELGLEEPGLNRVIRAGYELLRLQTYFTAGVKEVRAWTIPVGATAPQAAGKIHTDFEKGFIRAQTIAFEDFVAYKGEQGAKEAGKMRSEGKDYIVKDGDVMNFLFNV
- a CDS encoding VasL domain-containing protein, which codes for MNDFTARQIKTGGDPRMLPDYAALRDQMLKLIHPACPDVNWREAEKHCLALFEQNGVELQTAAWYTLVRTQLAGLSGLNEGVSLLEALISSQWKTLWPQPVHARVDILHGLSQRLHSFMRLLPLSHSDLSQLYLVEQRLVHISKHPDLRQISQFESLRTLMNSRAKRLENADNTSGPGIAIQSSEVLAATENWALPDDAQAATTIKWVYVTQPEHPPNAEVTSVIPEPVKRWKSFVAGMGVMLVVGTLSVWSWQLSSRSDPLRAQLAASLAPLPVTLNAAQRDGIRQQSTPPQPFIAQTRQQLMRLHQLPPHWTINHSRQLLEQAQVLWPQQADALAVEWQQQRNAMALPIESLEGWHQGMTTLQTLSDRLSQLDERKGKYITVSELKSVVFSAIQSFNHSIPAEEQLRVLSHYPTEQPLPAAARAQLEMHLKQLIAGYALLTDAE
- the prs gene encoding ribose-phosphate diphosphokinase, whose amino-acid sequence is MPDMKLFAGNATPELAQRIANRLYTSLGDAAVGRFSDGEVSVQINENVRGGDIFIIQSTCAPTNDNLMELVVMVDALRRASAGRITAVIPYFGYARQDRRVRSARVPITAKVVADFLSSVGVDRVLTVDLHAEQIQGFFDVPVDNVFGSPILLEDMLTKGLVNPIVVSPDIGGVVRARAIAKLLNDTDMAIIDKRRPRANVSQVMHIIGDVAGRDCILVDDMIDTGGTLCKAAEALKERGAKRVFAYATHPIFSGNAVENLRHSVIDEVIVCDTIPLPEEIKALPNVRTLTLSGMLAEAIRRISNEESISAMFEH
- the ychH gene encoding stress-induced protein YchH, with the translated sequence MKRKSAHRLGNVLMGLGLLTMVGGVLYSVLNQLPEINLPAFMAQAAIFGIFIGALLWLVGASVGGREKVSDHYYWLRNCDDRCRRRSASRHPHN
- the tssE gene encoding type VI secretion system baseplate subunit TssE → MPHAHRSPSLYEILYGNFSGGLDLHHVSEENQVILSVLDNMQRILNCRAGTLAHLPNYGLPDMTKILQGMPGTAHQLITTLSDVLLQYEPRLNSIRVDMLRQVIPGELRYAIDVELKGIGLVRYGTEFMPEGKVLIRYLKQQQVIHQNAL
- the lolB gene encoding lipoprotein insertase outer membrane protein LolB; amino-acid sequence: MKHLPQGRLLRLLPLASLLLAACSVHQPAQGPGKSVTSPQWQQHQQAVAKVSHYQTRGAFAYLSDKQKVYARFNWQQTAPDRYRLLLTNPLGSTELQLDAQGSTVQLVDNKGKRYVSNDAQKMISQLTGMDIPLENLRQWMMGLPGEATDYTLNDNYQLRQANYSQNGQKWTVTIQDYDSKVSPPLPANLELREGDQRIKLRMDGWTLQ
- the hemA gene encoding glutamyl-tRNA reductase, whose amino-acid sequence is MTLLALGINHKTAPVALRERVTFTPDTLDEALNSLLAQPMVQGGVVLSTCNRTELYLSVEQQENLQEQLVRWLCDYHQLGEEEVRNSLYWHHGNDAVSHLMRVASGLDSLVLGEPQILGQVKKAFSDSQRGHSLSSELERMFQKSFSVAKRVRTETDIGASAVSVAFAACTLARQIFESLSTVNVLLVGAGETIELVARHLREHNVKKLMIANRTRERAQVLADEVNAEVIALADIDARLAEADIIISSTASPLPIIGKGMVERALKARRNQPMLLVDIAVPRDVEPEVGKLPNAYLYSVDDLQNIIEKNMAQRKAAAVQAETIVVQESSEFMSWLRAQSAVSTIREYRSQAEQVRSELEERALAALQQGADPQQVMRDLAHKLTNRLIHAPTKSLQQAARDGDGERLQILRDSLGLE